In Candidatus Equadaptatus faecalis, the genomic window ACCGATTGCAAGTCCGGCGTATGCAAGTATCGGCGTGCAGAGAACCATAAAGTTCACTTTTTTGACTGCCGCGGTGATAAATTCCGCACCGGGGAATCCCGGAATTGTCATAATGCAGCCGAGCGTAACTATGTACGCAACCGTAGGAAGTCCTTTCCACGGAATAAAATGCGCGATGATTACGCCAAGTACAACTATGAGAAGGAGAAGAAGTATTCCCGGAATTGCCGCGAGGAATCCTTCCTGGAATGACTGCATAAGGGTATAGGATTCCTTGCAGTTTCTAATCCAGTTCATCCAGTTGCCGAAAAGCGCGATGATTGTGAATAACGGGAGGAATTTTGCCATCTGACGATAATTCATAATATTACCTCCTACTTCTTTGTCGAATAGACGTTGTCATCAGCCGCAGGAACGCTCGGGGCATCTTTTACGCCCATTTTGCGAACGAGCCAGTTTGAAATCGGCAGGCTGAGGAATACGCACATGTAGGTACCGTCAAGTCCTGAAAGCATGTTGCTTGCCGCGGCATAGGCAGTAAGTATTTCTTTCTTTGCAGGGAACATTTCGGTAAGAGGCGCAAGAGCGGCGGTCATCATTGACGCGCTTCCGGTGCCTGTCGCCATCGCAAGCGCTTCCGGCGAGAAGAACCAGCCCATTGTTGAAGCGATTACAGAGCTGAGAAGGCTGCAGAATATTGCGCCGAAAACTGTGCCTGTGATGTAGACACCCATAACGCCGAAGCCTTCGGGTGAGTTGAGTCCGTATTTTTCACCGATGATTGCAAGGTTCGGTTCACGCGCGTTTGAGAACGCCGCGCCGACTGCTTCACGGCGAAGTCCGAGAAGGACTGCGACAGGAATCCCAAGGAAAACCGTGCCAATGTTGCCGAATTCCTGAAGCACAAGCGCGGCGCCGTTTTTCATAACTTCAAAGAAGTTAGGGCCAACCAATGTGCCATATCGTGCCATGAGAAGGAAGAAGGTTACACCGACGAGCGACGATGCCTGATACATATCGTCTTCGTTCAGCACCTTGAGTGATTTGATACCACAAAGGGCACCCAGCATAAATGAATAGAGAAGCGGAACAAGAACAAGCATGGCAGGACCAAGTTTGAACTTCCATGTTCCTATCAGCTCTGCGGCAATCGTAAGAATAAGTGCAAGAGTATGCAGCTTTTTATTGCGCAGCGCCTTTTCGACGAGTTCCATAAAAAATCCCCCTTTTTAGATTTTTTCTATATTTCCGAGAAGAATCTGCGATCCATCGCCGCAAGATATTCTTCCTTGGTATAGACAGGTTTGAAGTCTGCAAGAATTTCTCTCGCTTTTGAAGCGTCGTCAGCCAAAAGGTCAACGATTGACATGAGAATTGCTTTTGCTGGCATTAAAACTGCCGCCTCAAAATCAAGAACCTTGAAGTCTTTTGAATGATAGGCACCTTCAACGCCTCCGCCGAACGGGTGAATTGCGGGCATTATGTGCATGACGTCGCCCATGTCCGAAGAAGCGGCAAAAATTGTATCAGCCTGAACGTTCCCGCGTCCTGCGACAGAAACGGCATTTTCTTCAAAGACGCGGTTAAAAGCCTGTGAAGGCACGAAAGGCATATCGCCGGGGAAGGAATTGACAAGACATTCTGCACCCAGCGCATCAGCTCCCGAACGGAAAGCGCGGATAACCTTGTCAAAAATTTCGTCGATTTTTTCCGCCGTCGTCGCGCGGACGTAGCCTTCGAGCCTTACGTCGTCAGGAACGCAGTTAACAGTGTCGCCGCCCTTGGTAATTATAAAATGAACGCGCACTCTGTCTTCGTCTCTGAAGGTTTCGCGCAGCGTGTTAACGGCGTTGATACCGGCAACCGCCGCATACAGCGCGTTAATTCCCTGTTCGGGGGCAGCTGCGGCGTGCGCCTGGCGTCCCACGTATTTCAGCATGAACGTGCGGAAACCATTGCCGCCTTTCGGAATTGCGAAACCGGGGCCTTTAATGTTTTCGCCCGCATGAATCATAACTGACATATCAATGTCGTCAAAAACTCCGAGGCGGATCATTTCAGGTTTTCCGCAAAGATATTTTATTTTCCCTTCCTTGCGCATTTCATTTCTCTTTGTGATTTCTATAAATTCCTCCGCGGGTGTTCCTATAAACGCCACGGAACCTGCAAGCTCTTTACAAACTTCCGTCTTGGCAAGAGCCGATGCGGCCGCCAAAACTATTGAAGTCTGAAGATTGTGTCCGCAGGAATGTGAAGCGGCTGTTACAGGGTCTGCCATAGGGTGCGCGGCGCAGGGTACAGCGTCAAGTTCACCGAGAACGGCAATACGCGGACCTTTTTTACCACACGCAAGATCAGCGCGTACGCCTGTAAGGGCAAGACCTTTCTGCACGCTGAGTCCGAGCGCCTCAAGTTCCTTTGCAAGCATCTCTGCCGTACGCGTTTCTGCAAAGCCCAGTTCAGGATGCGCCGCTATGTCGTCTGCATAGCTCTGAACGGTGCATGCCGCAGAATCAACCGCGTCGCATAATATCTTTTTCATGCTGTCTGCGTCCAACCCAAACACCTCTCGTCTGCTGTTTCCAGCCCAAAATTTATTGATAGCATATTTTACTATAAAAACCTCCTTTTTTGTCAATCTATATTTAATAAATGTAATTTTTCCTGTTTTTTCTGTTGTCTTGACATGCAGTTTACATTGCTTATAATCAATCCTAAAGTCATTTTTGGGAGGAGGGAAAAGCTTTGCGCGCCGCCGCAATACAACTTGAAGTTGTTCCGAATAGAAGCAAAAATGAAAATATCAGGCACGCCTCTGCACTGCTTGACACATGTAAAGGCTGCGATTTTGTTGTGCTCCCTGAAATCTGGAATATCGGCTTTTACAATTTTGACAATTATTATGTCCTTGCGGAAACAGACGAAGGCGAAACAATGTCGGCAGTATCAGATGCCGCACGACGTCTCGGCGCTTACGTTTATTCCGGCACCTTCGTCGAAAAAAGAAACGGAAAATATTACAACACCGGAATACTTTTCGACAAAAAGGGCAATGCCGTTGCAAAATACAGCAAAATTCATCTGTTCGGATACCGGTCAAGAGAAACGGAACTTATTACTGCCGGCGATGAAATAACCGTTGCTGAAACAGAACTTGGCAGGATAGGACTGGCGACCTGTTACGATTTGCGTTTTCCCGAGCTTTTCAGAAAAATGACTCTTGAAATGGGCGCGGAAATTTTTGCTGTTCCGGCGGCATGGCCGCTTTCCAGGATAGAAACGTGGTCTCTGCTGCTCAGAGCACGCGCGGCGGAAAATTTCTGTCTGCTTGTTTCTTCAAACTGCACAGGCATGTATAATGGAATTCAAGGCGGCGGGAACAGTCAGATTATTGCCCCTGACGGCAGCATTGCAGCCGCCTGTTCTTTGGAAGAAACAGTTATATTCTCTGATTTCTCACTAAATGACGTTGCAGAAGCAAGACAGGCTTTTTCTGCTCTTGACGATGTAAAACTTTTATAAAACATAATATAAATTTTACACAATTTAAAAGGAGTGAAGTCAAATGTACAAGCTTTGGGAAAACTTAAAAGAACTTAAAAAAATGGAATGGGTAGAACTGTCGCACCTCATGAACAACGACAGTCCATACTGGAGCGGAATACCCGAAGGAGCTGCTGAGCTTGGCAATACTCTTTTTGACTGGGGCAATCCCATGCTGGAATGCGAAATTCAGCAGTTCAAATTTCCCGGACAATTCGGAACTCACATTGATTTTCCCGCGCATTTCATAAAGGGCGCTGAAACTGCCGAAAGCTTTACTATGAAAAACGCCGCTTTCCCGCTCTGCGTAATCGATATTTCCGAAAAAGCAGCCAAAGATCCACACTATGCGGTTACGTCAGACGATATAAAGGAATACGAAGCAGAATACGGCATAATACCTGAAGGCGCTTTTGTCGCTCTGAGAACTGACTGGTACAAAAATTGGCCTGATATGGACGCAATGTCCGGCACCGATGCTGACGGGGGAGAAAATTTTCCGGGCTGGTCACTCGATGCCATAAAATACATTTACGAAGTCCGACACGCCGCGGCAAACGGACATGAAACGCTTGATACCGATGCTTCCGCCGAGGCGGCAAAAGCAGGCGACCTTGCCTGTGAACGCTACGTTCTTGCAAACGGGCACCTTCAGATTGAAGTATTGTGCAATCTGGACAGGGTGCCGCCCGCAGGTGCCATACTTTTTGCGGCATGGCCGAATTTCGAAGGCGCAAACGGACTGCCCTGCAGAACCTTCGCTATTTTTGAAAAATAACACAGCGTACAGAAAAAGGAGCCGCAAGGCTCCTTTTTATTTTCAATGGTCGGGATGGTCGGATTCGAACCGACGACCACCTGCACCCCATGCAGGTACGCTAACCAGACTGCGCTACATCCCGTTCACAACAATGTGTATCATACTCCAGAGCCGCAATTTGGTCAAGCACAAAATAAAAAGCCTGACCGAAGTCAGGCTTTAACGCTCAAAAATTAAAGAACTATTTGTTGACGATGTCTTTAAGAGCTTTGCCGGCGCGGAATGCGGGGACTTTCTTCGCAGGAATTTTGATTGTTTTCTTGGGGTTCTGCGGGTTGCGTCCCGTACGTGCAGCGCGTTTGTTGACCTGGAATGTGCCAAATCCGACGAGCTGTACTTTTCCGCCTTTGGCGAGTTCGGCTGCGATTGTGCCAAATGTTGCTGCTACTACTTCCGTAGCTTTCTTCTTCGTGAGTTCGGCTTCTTTTGCCACTGCATTGATAAGATCTGTCTTTGTCATTGCGAGTTGCACCTCCGTAATATTGTGTGTTGCTCAAACTGTGTTTATTTTATACTTATAAATCAGTCACCGTCAAGTACCAAAATGCAAAAAATCCGTATTTTATCGCTTATTTTTGGCTTTTTATTCAGATTTTGCGCTTTTTTCCCTCAAAAATATCTTGATCGGCACCCCGTTAAAGTCCCCGAGCATTCTCAGACAGTTGTCCAGACGGCGTTTGAACGAGCTTGAGCAGAGCTGCGGATCATTCACAAAGAATATAAACGCAGGGGGCGCTCCGTCTGCCTGAGTGCAGTAGAAGAGCTTCAGGCTGTGTCCTTTTCCGTCTCCAGGCATCTGCTCAAAAGCCAGCGTCTCGCGTACAAGCCTGTTAAGCTCCGAGGTTGAAATTCTGCGCCGTCGGTTTTCTTCCACCTGAAGAATGTATTCCGGAAGTTTCCCGAGGCTTCTGCCCGAAAGCGCCGATATGTAAACGTGCGGCGCATGCTTTGCAAACGGATATTCGTCAAGCAGAAGCTCGGTCATTCCGTCGCCCTGCGCTTTTTTGTTTTCCAAATCCCACTTGTTGACAACAAGAATTATTCCCTTGCCGCGTTCAAGCACCTGTCCGACCAGCCTTTTGTCCTGTTCTGTCGCCGGATCCTGCGCATCAAGCAGCACAAGCGCAACGTGGCAGCGGTCTATTGCCTGATAGGTGCGTACGTTTGAATAATATTCTATGTTTGTATCAACCTTGCTTTTTCTTCTCAACCCTGCCGTATCAAGGAAACGGAGCTTTACACCGCTGTAATCCACTACGGAGTCCACAACATCCCTGGTTGTGCCTGCGATGTCGCTCACCATTGAGCGTTCTTCACCGGCAAAGCGGTTAAACAGCGACGATTTGCCCACGTTAGGTCTGCCGACAAGAGCTACCCTGATTTCGCCTTCGCTGTCTTCGTCAATGTCGTTTTCAGGCAGATGTGCCGATACTGCTTCTATAAGTTCGGATATTCCCGAATTATGCTCGGCGCTCGTTGAGAACACCTCGTCAAAGCCGAGAGAATAGGCTTCATAGAAGGTCTGCTCTTCAAGCTTCGTGCTGTCGAGTTTGTTCATTGCGACAACGACGGGTTTTCCGCTTTTGCGCAGCTTAAGCGCTATGTCTTCGTCAACGGGCGTTATGCCTTCGCGTCCGTCGACGACAAAAATAACGGCGTCGCTTTCCGCAAGCGCCAGGTCAACCTGTTTGGCGATAAGATCCATAAACGGATGTTCCGCAGCCGACATAATGCCGCCTGTATCAACAACGTAAAATCTTTTACCATACCATTCGGCTTCCCCGTACAGTCTGTCTCTTGTAACGCCAGGCTGGTCGTCGACTATCGCCGCGCGTTTCCCAAGTATTCTGTTAAAAATCGAGGATTTGCCCACGTTCGGGCGTCCAATTATTGCAACTATGCTCATAGGTTTTCTCCCGTTTTAATTTTTAAAGCTGTGTACAGGCGCCGGAATTCTTCCGCCTCTGTTCACAAATTCCCTGCAGCTGAAACCGTTTGTTTTCATAACAGGCGCATAGCCGAGCAACCCGCCGAATACCACGCTGTCGCCCTCTTTTTTGCCGTAGACAGGAATCAGGCGGACTGCAGTCGTTTTGTTGTTTATCATGCCTATTGCCGCTTCGTCGGCTATTATGCCGGATATCGTTTCTTCCGGAGTATCCCCCGGAATCGCAATCATGTCAAGCCCCACGGAACAAACGCAGGTCATTGCTTCAAGCTTTTCAAGGCTCAGCGCGTTTTTCTGTACCGCCTCTATCATTCCCCTGTCTTCGCTGACAGGAATAAAGGCGCCGCTCAACCCTCCGACGCACGAAGATGCCATTATTCCGCCCTTTTTGACGTTGTCGTTGAGAATAGCCAAAGCCGCGGTTGTTCCAGGGGCGCCTGCCTCTTCAAGCCCCATTTCGCGGAAAATTTCCGCAACCGAATCCCCGACGGCAGGTGTCGGCGCCAGCGACAAATCTATTATGCCAAAAGGTACTCCCAGCCGTTCGGAAGCTTCCCTGGCCACGAGCTGCCCCGTGCGCGTAATTCTGAAGGCTGTTTTCTTCACAGTTTCGCAAAGCGTTTCAAAATCGGCGCCGCGTATGCTTTCAAGCGC contains:
- a CDS encoding DUF340 domain-containing protein gives rise to the protein MNYRQMAKFLPLFTIIALFGNWMNWIRNCKESYTLMQSFQEGFLAAIPGILLLLLIVVLGVIIAHFIPWKGLPTVAYIVTLGCIMTIPGFPGAEFITAAVKKVNFMVLCTPILAYAGLAIGKDTELLKKQGWKIILVGLFVFVGTFIGSAVIAELVLRATGRI
- a CDS encoding DUF3100 domain-containing protein produces the protein MELVEKALRNKKLHTLALILTIAAELIGTWKFKLGPAMLVLVPLLYSFMLGALCGIKSLKVLNEDDMYQASSLVGVTFFLLMARYGTLVGPNFFEVMKNGAALVLQEFGNIGTVFLGIPVAVLLGLRREAVGAAFSNAREPNLAIIGEKYGLNSPEGFGVMGVYITGTVFGAIFCSLLSSVIASTMGWFFSPEALAMATGTGSASMMTAALAPLTEMFPAKKEILTAYAAASNMLSGLDGTYMCVFLSLPISNWLVRKMGVKDAPSVPAADDNVYSTKK
- a CDS encoding amidohydrolase, with translation MKKILCDAVDSAACTVQSYADDIAAHPELGFAETRTAEMLAKELEALGLSVQKGLALTGVRADLACGKKGPRIAVLGELDAVPCAAHPMADPVTAASHSCGHNLQTSIVLAAASALAKTEVCKELAGSVAFIGTPAEEFIEITKRNEMRKEGKIKYLCGKPEMIRLGVFDDIDMSVMIHAGENIKGPGFAIPKGGNGFRTFMLKYVGRQAHAAAAPEQGINALYAAVAGINAVNTLRETFRDEDRVRVHFIITKGGDTVNCVPDDVRLEGYVRATTAEKIDEIFDKVIRAFRSGADALGAECLVNSFPGDMPFVPSQAFNRVFEENAVSVAGRGNVQADTIFAASSDMGDVMHIMPAIHPFGGGVEGAYHSKDFKVLDFEAAVLMPAKAILMSIVDLLADDASKAREILADFKPVYTKEEYLAAMDRRFFSEI
- a CDS encoding cyclase family protein, whose protein sequence is MYKLWENLKELKKMEWVELSHLMNNDSPYWSGIPEGAAELGNTLFDWGNPMLECEIQQFKFPGQFGTHIDFPAHFIKGAETAESFTMKNAAFPLCVIDISEKAAKDPHYAVTSDDIKEYEAEYGIIPEGAFVALRTDWYKNWPDMDAMSGTDADGGENFPGWSLDAIKYIYEVRHAAANGHETLDTDASAEAAKAGDLACERYVLANGHLQIEVLCNLDRVPPAGAILFAAWPNFEGANGLPCRTFAIFEK
- a CDS encoding HU family DNA-binding protein, translated to MTKTDLINAVAKEAELTKKKATEVVAATFGTIAAELAKGGKVQLVGFGTFQVNKRAARTGRNPQNPKKTIKIPAKKVPAFRAGKALKDIVNK
- the der gene encoding ribosome biogenesis GTPase Der, which produces MSIVAIIGRPNVGKSSIFNRILGKRAAIVDDQPGVTRDRLYGEAEWYGKRFYVVDTGGIMSAAEHPFMDLIAKQVDLALAESDAVIFVVDGREGITPVDEDIALKLRKSGKPVVVAMNKLDSTKLEEQTFYEAYSLGFDEVFSTSAEHNSGISELIEAVSAHLPENDIDEDSEGEIRVALVGRPNVGKSSLFNRFAGEERSMVSDIAGTTRDVVDSVVDYSGVKLRFLDTAGLRRKSKVDTNIEYYSNVRTYQAIDRCHVALVLLDAQDPATEQDKRLVGQVLERGKGIILVVNKWDLENKKAQGDGMTELLLDEYPFAKHAPHVYISALSGRSLGKLPEYILQVEENRRRRISTSELNRLVRETLAFEQMPGDGKGHSLKLFYCTQADGAPPAFIFFVNDPQLCSSSFKRRLDNCLRMLGDFNGVPIKIFLREKSAKSE
- a CDS encoding PFL family protein; protein product: MISGHEIRATNQMIREENLDVRTITMGINILDCADPDVKKFCAKVYDKITKKAEKLVATGDEIGIEFGIPIVNKRISVTPVALAASACDTDSYVEIAHTLDRAAAETGVNFIGGFSALVQKGITKADQTLINSIPEALAATERVCSSVNVGSSRSGINMDAVKQMGSVIKRLAFNTRKQDSLGCAKFVVFCNAVEDNPFMAGAFHGAGEGDCAINVGVSGPGVVKKALESIRGADFETLCETVKKTAFRITRTGQLVAREASERLGVPFGIIDLSLAPTPAVGDSVAEIFREMGLEEAGAPGTTAALAILNDNVKKGGIMASSCVGGLSGAFIPVSEDRGMIEAVQKNALSLEKLEAMTCVCSVGLDMIAIPGDTPEETISGIIADEAAIGMINNKTTAVRLIPVYGKKEGDSVVFGGLLGYAPVMKTNGFSCREFVNRGGRIPAPVHSFKN